A single region of the Negativicutes bacterium genome encodes:
- a CDS encoding bifunctional riboflavin kinase/FAD synthetase, with protein sequence METYSSIPNLTEKNTKTVIALGTFDGIHLGHKAIINKAITEAKRLKALSVVLTFSNHPLSILSPQNSPLVITSQFEKEKIISSLGVDILINMPFTTDFLKITPYDFVKMVASLLQPQKIVVGPNYSFGYKGAGNPELLKKLGLEFDFSAEIFSPILYDDHIVSSTLIRNLITEGNIDRANILLDRFFKVTGRVTHGDKRGKQIGFPTANINITEGLVVPMNGVYATKVNYCNEVFNAVTNVGVNPTFKGNDRRIEVHILDFDKNIYGQEIEVEFIGKIRSEKKFSGADELIAQIKKDLITAKRFY encoded by the coding sequence ATGGAAACTTATTCATCAATTCCTAATTTAACAGAAAAAAACACCAAAACAGTAATTGCGCTAGGTACTTTTGATGGTATTCATTTAGGGCACAAAGCGATTATTAATAAGGCGATAACTGAAGCTAAAAGGTTAAAAGCACTAAGTGTTGTATTAACTTTTAGTAATCATCCTCTTAGTATATTATCACCACAAAACTCGCCACTTGTTATCACCAGCCAATTTGAAAAAGAAAAAATAATATCTTCTTTGGGTGTTGATATTTTAATTAATATGCCGTTTACGACTGATTTTTTAAAAATTACACCATATGATTTTGTTAAAATGGTTGCCAGCTTATTGCAACCACAAAAAATTGTAGTGGGGCCGAATTACTCATTTGGTTATAAAGGTGCTGGAAATCCTGAGTTATTAAAAAAACTAGGGTTAGAATTTGACTTTTCAGCAGAAATATTTTCGCCGATACTATATGATGATCATATTGTTAGTAGTACTTTAATTCGAAATTTAATAACTGAAGGAAATATTGATCGAGCTAATATTTTATTAGATCGTTTTTTTAAGGTAACAGGCAGAGTTACTCATGGAGATAAAAGAGGTAAACAAATTGGCTTTCCAACTGCTAATATAAATATTACTGAGGGACTAGTAGTACCGATGAATGGCGTATACGCTACTAAAGTTAACTATTGTAATGAAGTTTTTAATGCCGTTACTAATGTTGGAGTCAATCCGACTTTTAAGGGAAACGATCGACGAATCGAAGTTCATATTTTAGATTTTGACAAAAATATTTATGGGCAAGAAATTGAAGTTGAGTTTATTGGCAAAATTCGCTCGGAAAAGAAGTTTTCGGGTGCGGATGAATTAATTGCACAAATTAAAAAAGATTTAATTACTGCAAAAAGATTTTATTAG